The Megachile rotundata isolate GNS110a chromosome 3, iyMegRotu1, whole genome shotgun sequence genome includes a window with the following:
- the roq gene encoding RING finger and CCCH-type zinc finger domain-containing protein roquin isoform X2: MPIQAPQWTEFLSCPVCCHDFDVAVRGPISLGCGHTICRTCLANLHRKQCPFDQSVINTEIERLPVNEALLQLVGNPVPTNVATAYQKLLPPEDHANYLVAKRCIEELALYLKPCQTNPILATGAGLVSRPMQRKLVTLVGCQLVEPEGRARAVRAARSLGERSVTELILQHQNPQQLNANLWAAVRARGCQFLGPAMQEEVLKLVLLALEDGSALSRKVLVMFVVQRLESHFPQASKTSIGHVVQLLYRASCFKVSKRDGDSSLMQLKEEFRTYEALRREHDAQIVQIATEAGLRIAPDQWSALLYGDTSHKSHMQSIIDKLQTPQSFAQSVQELVIALQRTPDPGQLSSLRPQLELLAAIDPSPETEPPTLAECRAALEAVRTVVAALVEFIQQHGNRKTQDGTHSVGPGQPKYKVSMCRDLALRGSCPRSTNCTFAHSDMELDKYRSKNRKLSIRSNLPVTNNADTKTDKVITGSNNKTFKQNDELSYHSIKSHDNTHRDNFNSINKVNPMQHHTPTNENNFVGSLTNYMLPSPQGIMPIVPTKNIDMHCSHYIMPNAPIEYTAPNLGMWDSSQISSNVTNGISNSKKRTVAKTLAMLLQRRMEILNQLETIVNKQVPQMKSNYDIQGDALSSNFSIWANTQSSPIIPPSNMNCNNNFPCTDSILFDDEFVPFDASSSNKYGPISKLPKNLIRSSNGVQPATFYGEGGTPPAMSAYRPMPTTNSVTSWFYGNHQPYATIGANGGIQSINNSGFEDSYITFGRNIQESTTHTQFARSECMSKDLILESQKVKQQLKHLEKKINDLKLATQGATFTAGERLTQELQMIEAGIREKEKDVRNWSPYGTVPWIQSSNNMLGTQNFNQDYKPEEEDTYEAGIANDMRELELRWEFELQEQELQELQHWSSEEDNSKK, encoded by the exons ATGCCAATACAGGCACCTCAGTGGACTGAATTTCTTTCTTGTCCAGTTTGCTGTCATGATTTTGATGTGGCCGTACGGGGCCCAATATCCTTAGGATGTGGTCATACTATATGTCGAACGTGCCTTGCAAATTTACATCGTAAACAATGTCCTTTTGATCAG AGTGTTATTAATACAGAAATAGAAAGATTACCTGTAAATGAAGCTTTATTACAATTAGTGGGAAATCCTGTTCCCACAAATGTTGCAACAGCTTATCAAAAATTATTACCACCTGAAGATCATGCTAATTACTTGGTTGCTAAACGTTGCATTGAGGAGCTTGCTCTATATCTCAAACCATGTCAAACAAATCCTATTCTAGCTACAG GGGCAGGTCTTGTTTCTCGACCAATGCAAAGAAAGTTAGTAACTTTGGTAGGTTGTCAGTTGGTTGAACCAGAAGGAAGAGCCCGTGCAGTTAGAGCAGCTAGAAGTTTAGGTGAACGGTCAGTTACTGAATTAATACTTCAACATCAAAATCCACAGCAACTTAATGCTAACTTATGGGCTGCTGTACGTGCTCGAGGATGTCAGTTTCTTGGCCCAg CAATGCAGGAAGAGGTACTCAAGCTTGTTCTTTTGGCTTTAGAAGATGGATCAGCTCTTTCTAGAAAAGTGTTAGTTATGTTTGTAGTTCAACGTTTAGAATCACATTTTCCTCAAGCTTCCAAAACAAGCATAGGACATGTTGTACAGTTGTTATACAGGGCAAGTTGTTTCAAG GTATCCAAGCGGGACGGAGATTCATCATTAATGCAGTTGAAAGAAGAATTCAGAACATATGAAGCTTTAAGAAGGGAGCATGATGCACAGATAGTGCAAATTGCAACAGAAGCTGGCTTAAGAATAGCACCTGATCAGTGGTCTGCATTGCTGTATGGAGATACTAGCCATAAGTCTCACATGCAAAGTATTATAGACAAACTTCAGACTCCACAATCTTTTGCTCAAAGTGTACAAGAATTGGTTATTGCTCTCCAACGTACTCCTGATCCTGGACAATTAAGTAGTTTAAGACCTCAGTTAGAATTATTAGCTGCAATAGACCCTAGCCCAG AAACTGAACCACCCACGTTAGCGGAATGTCGTGCAGCCTTAGAAGCTGTTAGAACTGTAGTTGCTGCATTAGTAGAATTTATTCAACAACATGGTAATCGGAAAACACAAGATGGTACTCATAGTGTAGGCCCAGGCCAACCAAAATATAAAGTGAGCATGTGTCGAGATCTTGCACTCAGAGGATCTTGTCCTAGATCCACTAATTGCACATTTGCTCATAGCGACATGGAATTGGAtaa ATATAGATCAAAAAACCGAAAGTTAAGTATTAGATCAAATCTGCCTGTCACCAATAATGCAGATACGAAAACAGATAAAGTAATTACTGGATCAAATAATAAGACATTTAAGCAAAATGACGAATTGTCTTATCATTCCATAAAATCACACGATAATACTCACAGAGATA attttaattctataaataaagTTAATCCAATGCAACATCACACTCCGacgaatgaaaataattttgttgggTCATTGACAAATTACATGTTACCGTCTCCACAAGGAATAATGCCTATAGTACCAACTAAAAATATCGATATGCATTGTTCTCATTACATTATGCCCAATGCACCTATCGAATATACTGCACCTAATCTTGGTATGTGGGATTCATCGCAGATCTCTTCTAATGTAACTAATGGAATTTCGAATAGCAAGAag CGGACAGTGGCCAAAACATTGGCGATGTTACTCCAACGCAGGATGGAAATCTTAAATCAGCTCGAAACAATTGTTAACAAACAAGTGCCGCAAATGAAATCG AATTATGATATACAAGGAGATGCGTTGTCATCAAATTTTTCTATATGGGCAAATACACAAAGTAGTCCTATAATTCCCCCATCAAATATGAATTGTAACAACAATTTCCCGTGTACAGATTCTATTCTATTTGATGATGAATTTGTGCCATTTGATGCATCATCTAGTAATAAATATggaccaatttctaaattacctaaaaatttaatcag ATCCAGCAATGGTGTACAGCCCGCTACTTTTTATGGAGAAGGAGGCACACCTCCTGCAATGTCTGCCTATCGTCCTATGCCAACTACAAACTCAGTTACATCTTGGTTTTATGGCAATCATCAAc cTTACGCCACTATCGGTGCAAACGGAGGAATACAATCTATTAATAATTCTGGTTTCGAAGACAGTTACATTACTTTTGGTCGTAATATACAAGAATCAACTACGCACACACAATTTGCGCGATCAGAGTGCATGTCGAAAGA ctTGATTTTGGAATCACAGAAAGTGAAACAACAATTGAAGCATCTCGAAAAGAAAATTAACGATTTAAAG CTCGCTACTCAAGGAGCCACCTTTACGGCTGGAGAAAGGTTAACACAGGAGTTACAAATGATTGAAGCTGGAattagagaaaaagaaaaagacgtACGAAATTGGAGTCCGTACGGTACTGTTCCTTGGATTCAGTCGTCGAATAACATGCTTGGTACTCAAAATTTTAATCAAGACTATAAACCTGAAGag GAAGACACGTATGAGGCTGGTATCGCAAATGATATGCGCGAGCTAGAATTGCGATGGGAATTTGAACTGCAAGAGCAAGAATTACAAGAACTACAACATTGGTCGAGCGAAGAGGAcaattctaaaaaataa
- the roq gene encoding RING finger and CCCH-type zinc finger domain-containing protein roquin isoform X1 produces the protein MPIQAPQWTEFLSCPVCCHDFDVAVRGPISLGCGHTICRTCLANLHRKQCPFDQSVINTEIERLPVNEALLQLVGNPVPTNVATAYQKLLPPEDHANYLVAKRCIEELALYLKPCQTNPILATGAGLVSRPMQRKLVTLVGCQLVEPEGRARAVRAARSLGERSVTELILQHQNPQQLNANLWAAVRARGCQFLGPAMQEEVLKLVLLALEDGSALSRKVLVMFVVQRLESHFPQASKTSIGHVVQLLYRASCFKVSKRDGDSSLMQLKEEFRTYEALRREHDAQIVQIATEAGLRIAPDQWSALLYGDTSHKSHMQSIIDKLQTPQSFAQSVQELVIALQRTPDPGQLSSLRPQLELLAAIDPSPETEPPTLAECRAALEAVRTVVAALVEFIQQHGNRKTQDGTHSVGPGQPKYKVSMCRDLALRGSCPRSTNCTFAHSDMELDKYRSKNRKLSIRSNLPVTNNADTKTDKVITGSNNKTFKQNDELSYHSIKSHDNTHRDNFNSINKVNPMQHHTPTNENNFVGSLTNYMLPSPQGIMPIVPTKNIDMHCSHYIMPNAPIEYTAPNLGMWDSSQISSNVTNGISNSKKQRTVAKTLAMLLQRRMEILNQLETIVNKQVPQMKSNYDIQGDALSSNFSIWANTQSSPIIPPSNMNCNNNFPCTDSILFDDEFVPFDASSSNKYGPISKLPKNLIRSSNGVQPATFYGEGGTPPAMSAYRPMPTTNSVTSWFYGNHQPYATIGANGGIQSINNSGFEDSYITFGRNIQESTTHTQFARSECMSKDLILESQKVKQQLKHLEKKINDLKLATQGATFTAGERLTQELQMIEAGIREKEKDVRNWSPYGTVPWIQSSNNMLGTQNFNQDYKPEEEDTYEAGIANDMRELELRWEFELQEQELQELQHWSSEEDNSKK, from the exons ATGCCAATACAGGCACCTCAGTGGACTGAATTTCTTTCTTGTCCAGTTTGCTGTCATGATTTTGATGTGGCCGTACGGGGCCCAATATCCTTAGGATGTGGTCATACTATATGTCGAACGTGCCTTGCAAATTTACATCGTAAACAATGTCCTTTTGATCAG AGTGTTATTAATACAGAAATAGAAAGATTACCTGTAAATGAAGCTTTATTACAATTAGTGGGAAATCCTGTTCCCACAAATGTTGCAACAGCTTATCAAAAATTATTACCACCTGAAGATCATGCTAATTACTTGGTTGCTAAACGTTGCATTGAGGAGCTTGCTCTATATCTCAAACCATGTCAAACAAATCCTATTCTAGCTACAG GGGCAGGTCTTGTTTCTCGACCAATGCAAAGAAAGTTAGTAACTTTGGTAGGTTGTCAGTTGGTTGAACCAGAAGGAAGAGCCCGTGCAGTTAGAGCAGCTAGAAGTTTAGGTGAACGGTCAGTTACTGAATTAATACTTCAACATCAAAATCCACAGCAACTTAATGCTAACTTATGGGCTGCTGTACGTGCTCGAGGATGTCAGTTTCTTGGCCCAg CAATGCAGGAAGAGGTACTCAAGCTTGTTCTTTTGGCTTTAGAAGATGGATCAGCTCTTTCTAGAAAAGTGTTAGTTATGTTTGTAGTTCAACGTTTAGAATCACATTTTCCTCAAGCTTCCAAAACAAGCATAGGACATGTTGTACAGTTGTTATACAGGGCAAGTTGTTTCAAG GTATCCAAGCGGGACGGAGATTCATCATTAATGCAGTTGAAAGAAGAATTCAGAACATATGAAGCTTTAAGAAGGGAGCATGATGCACAGATAGTGCAAATTGCAACAGAAGCTGGCTTAAGAATAGCACCTGATCAGTGGTCTGCATTGCTGTATGGAGATACTAGCCATAAGTCTCACATGCAAAGTATTATAGACAAACTTCAGACTCCACAATCTTTTGCTCAAAGTGTACAAGAATTGGTTATTGCTCTCCAACGTACTCCTGATCCTGGACAATTAAGTAGTTTAAGACCTCAGTTAGAATTATTAGCTGCAATAGACCCTAGCCCAG AAACTGAACCACCCACGTTAGCGGAATGTCGTGCAGCCTTAGAAGCTGTTAGAACTGTAGTTGCTGCATTAGTAGAATTTATTCAACAACATGGTAATCGGAAAACACAAGATGGTACTCATAGTGTAGGCCCAGGCCAACCAAAATATAAAGTGAGCATGTGTCGAGATCTTGCACTCAGAGGATCTTGTCCTAGATCCACTAATTGCACATTTGCTCATAGCGACATGGAATTGGAtaa ATATAGATCAAAAAACCGAAAGTTAAGTATTAGATCAAATCTGCCTGTCACCAATAATGCAGATACGAAAACAGATAAAGTAATTACTGGATCAAATAATAAGACATTTAAGCAAAATGACGAATTGTCTTATCATTCCATAAAATCACACGATAATACTCACAGAGATA attttaattctataaataaagTTAATCCAATGCAACATCACACTCCGacgaatgaaaataattttgttgggTCATTGACAAATTACATGTTACCGTCTCCACAAGGAATAATGCCTATAGTACCAACTAAAAATATCGATATGCATTGTTCTCATTACATTATGCCCAATGCACCTATCGAATATACTGCACCTAATCTTGGTATGTGGGATTCATCGCAGATCTCTTCTAATGTAACTAATGGAATTTCGAATAGCAAGAag CAGCGGACAGTGGCCAAAACATTGGCGATGTTACTCCAACGCAGGATGGAAATCTTAAATCAGCTCGAAACAATTGTTAACAAACAAGTGCCGCAAATGAAATCG AATTATGATATACAAGGAGATGCGTTGTCATCAAATTTTTCTATATGGGCAAATACACAAAGTAGTCCTATAATTCCCCCATCAAATATGAATTGTAACAACAATTTCCCGTGTACAGATTCTATTCTATTTGATGATGAATTTGTGCCATTTGATGCATCATCTAGTAATAAATATggaccaatttctaaattacctaaaaatttaatcag ATCCAGCAATGGTGTACAGCCCGCTACTTTTTATGGAGAAGGAGGCACACCTCCTGCAATGTCTGCCTATCGTCCTATGCCAACTACAAACTCAGTTACATCTTGGTTTTATGGCAATCATCAAc cTTACGCCACTATCGGTGCAAACGGAGGAATACAATCTATTAATAATTCTGGTTTCGAAGACAGTTACATTACTTTTGGTCGTAATATACAAGAATCAACTACGCACACACAATTTGCGCGATCAGAGTGCATGTCGAAAGA ctTGATTTTGGAATCACAGAAAGTGAAACAACAATTGAAGCATCTCGAAAAGAAAATTAACGATTTAAAG CTCGCTACTCAAGGAGCCACCTTTACGGCTGGAGAAAGGTTAACACAGGAGTTACAAATGATTGAAGCTGGAattagagaaaaagaaaaagacgtACGAAATTGGAGTCCGTACGGTACTGTTCCTTGGATTCAGTCGTCGAATAACATGCTTGGTACTCAAAATTTTAATCAAGACTATAAACCTGAAGag GAAGACACGTATGAGGCTGGTATCGCAAATGATATGCGCGAGCTAGAATTGCGATGGGAATTTGAACTGCAAGAGCAAGAATTACAAGAACTACAACATTGGTCGAGCGAAGAGGAcaattctaaaaaataa
- the LOC100881571 gene encoding mitochondrial carrier homolog 2 — translation MISPEDEPLWPDIAFRMLTNTVSHPIEYAKVLIQIGYEPIPPRPTTTLFGQPALALPNIFQYVRYIKSVDGFTGCYCGLMPKLCAYTVSAVAFEKTSKLIKFNDEQNTDTYDECQREEHERKNCIYQFIRDLISRTIGIILSHPLDVIALRMMAQFVGAERKYNGLFRSFVEVYKENGIMGYYAGLVPRLIGNAAALLLVSSSTYVIDKYVISDRALKPFVVSIMRFAATTITYPFLVVSHCMAVNNCGLIAGLPPQMPIYNNWLDCWSHLSATNQLKRGNSLLWRYYTGPQVIINGKPIPLNKYNFQLQSTT, via the exons ATGATATCCCCGGAAGATGAACCGTTATGGCCCGATATCGCATTTCGTATGTTAACAAATACTGTTTCGCATCCAATTGAATATGCTAAAGTTTTAATACAG aTAGGATATGAACCCATTCCACCACGACCAACAACTACTTTATTTGGACAACCGGCTTTAGCTTTacctaatatttttcaatacg TTAGGTATATAAAAAGTGTGGATGGATTTACTGGATGTTATTGTGGCCTTATGCCAAAATTATGTGCCTACACTGTAAGTGCTGTAGCTTTTGAAAAAACCTCCAAGCTTATAAAATTTAACGACGAACAAAATACAGATACTTACGATGAATGTCAAAGAGAAga aCATGAACGTAAAAACTGCATATATCAATTCATACGAGATCTAATTAGTAGAACAATTGGAATTATACTTAGTCATCCCCTGGATGTTATTGCATTGAGGATGATGGCACAGTTTGTTGGCGCAGAAAGAAAATACAA CGGATTATTTAGATCGTTTGTGGAAGTGTACAAGGAAAATGGAATTATGGGATATTATGCAGGATTAGTGCCCCGTCTTATTGGAAATGCTGCTGCATTGTTACTAGTCAGTTCTTCTACCTATGTTATTGATAAATATGTTATAAGTGACCGTGCATTAAAACCATTCGTAGTTTCCATCATGAGa TTTGCAGCAACAACAATTACATATCCATTTTTAGTGGTATCACACTGTATGGCAGTTAATAATTGTGG gtTAATTGCTGGTCTTCCTCCACAAATGCCAATTTATAACAACTGGTTAGATTGCTGGTCTCATCTTTCTGCCACCAATCAGTTAAAGCGAGGAAACAGTCTTTTATGGCGTTATTACACAGGACCACAAGTGATAATTAATGGAAAACCAATACctcttaataaatataatttccagTTGCAAAGTACAACATAg
- the RN-tre gene encoding USP6 N-terminal-like protein has protein sequence MNEEELLKRSAAERDRIFSCYDRGRENGAEIDPWEDPTFEVYHTTDRYGFIHDKRLPQKPDPNEIKTHRVEMERLKKWEKMTKQWDSPSTKEKLRRRVYKGIPNRFRGQVWALLLGIKNLKKEQAGKYEEMLQLARQWSTEIRQIDADVARQYRDHINYRERYSIKQRSMFYVLAAYSMYNMEVGYCQGMSVLAGLLLLYMDEEDAFWGLSVLLADKKYTMHGFYVDGFPKLNRFIEHHDKIMNKFLPKLKRKLDKCGCDSILYALKWFFVVFQERTPVSLGLRIWDIFLLDGDRILPAMAYTVMKMHKRFLMPMESLDEFCNYLQIKLEKDFCFDDDTVISTMERSMEELKRSKLDYPGPPLPHELPRIPFGTFKEPSFASKVGRRTEEFSEAQHVMRESITQRRDMVVVADDDRESTTPVEQTSCGLGGSKFSFDPSLDDGASPNGSRRSLADTSVTSTADLSVFSSATRSQALDNSLDTQSNISNASSGSGGLPTPRATPHQPSPDVVRIYVPYTSPISGSYKDDLPRTLPRSLETNRIRIRVDPDQTPIVENLKPFSLENPEIELDLK, from the exons ATGAATGAGGAAGAATTATTGAAACGGTCTGCTGCAGAGCGAGATAGAATATTTAGCTGCTACGACCGTGGAAGAGAAAATGGAGCAGAAATTGATCCTTGGGAAGATCCAACCTTTGAAGTTTATCATACCACCGACAGATATGGATTCATACA tgatAAACGTTTACCACAAAAGCCAGAcccaaatgaaattaaaactcATCGAGTGGAAATGGAAAGATTGAAAAAATGGGAAAAAATGACAAAGCAATGGGATAGTCCCTCAACTAAAGAAAAGTTAAGGCGCAGAGTATATAAAGGTATTCCTAATAGATTTCGTGGGCAAGTTTGGGCATTGTTGCtaggtattaaaaatttgaaaaaagagcAAGCAGGTAAATATGAAGAGATGTTACAACTTGCGCGACAATGGTCCACTGAAATAAGACAAATTGATGCTGATGTGGCTAGACAATATAGAGATCATATCAATTATAG AGAAAGATATAGCATAAAACAACGATCTATGTTTTACGTCTTGGCTGCCTATAGTATGTACAATATGGAAGTTGGTTATTGTCAAGGAATGTCCGTGTTAGCTggattacttttattatacatGGATGAAGAAGATGCATTTTGGGGTCTTTCTGTATTACTTGCAGACAAGAAGTATACCATGCATG gaTTTTATGTTGATggatttccaaaattaaatcgTTTTATAGAACATCAcgataaaattatgaataaatttttgCCAAAATTAAAACGAAAACTTGATAAATGTGGTTGCGATTCTATTCTTTATGCATTAAAGTGGTTTTTTGTTGTTTTTCAAGAGAGG ACACCAGTAAGTCTTGGTCTTCGGATTTgggatatatttttattagatgGCGATCGTATTTTACCAGCTATGGCATATACAGTTATGAAAATGCATAAACGTTTTCTTATGCCAATGGAAAGTTTAgatgaattttgtaattatttacaaattaagttAGAAAAAGACTTTTGTTTCGACGATGACACAGTGATAAGCACCATGGAACGTAGTATGGAAGAATTAAAACGTTCTAAGCTAGATTACCCAGGCCCTCCCTTGCCACATGAGTTACCACGAATTCCATTTGGTACATTCAAAGAACCTTCATTTGCGAGTAAG GTTGGTAGGCGTACCGAAGAATTTAGCGAAGCACAACATGTGATGCGTGAGTCTATAACACAGCGCAGAGACATGGTAGTAGTCGCTGACGATGATAGAGAAAGTACAACACCAGTTGAACAAACCAGTTGTGGTCTTGGCG GAAGCAAATTCTCATTTGATCCAAGTCTTGATGATGGGGCCTCTCCCAATGGCTCACGTCGGTCATTGGCAGATACATCAGTTACCTCGACAGCTGATCTTTCTGTATTTAGTTCGGCGACACGGTCTCAAGCGTTAGATAATAGTCTTGATACTCAAAGTAATATTTCTAATGCTAGCTCTGGCAGTGGTGGCTTGCCCACACCCAGAGCGACACCTCATCAACCAAGTCCAGATGTTGTACGAATTTATGTACCATACACTTCACCTATATCTGGTTCGTATAAAGACGATCTTCCGCGTACCCTCCCACGATCTTTAGAAACCAACAGAATCCGCATAAGAGTTGACCCTGATCAAACACCGATAGTAGAAAATCTGAAACCATTTTCTTTAGAAAATCCAGAAATCGAACtagatttgaaataa